From one Nonomuraea polychroma genomic stretch:
- a CDS encoding response regulator, with translation MTAAPRVLIADDQALIRSGFRLILTTRGIDVVGEAADGAQAVASARELRPDVVLMDIRMPNMDGLEAARRILAQSPHCRVIMLTTFDLDRYVYAALALGASGFLLKDVTPEHLAAAVRLVDTGDALLAPSITRRLVERFAAPDRKGGPPRTGPAELAGLTPREVEVLTLMGRGLSNAELAGALSLSETTVKTHVARIFTKLGLRDRAQAVVVAYETGLVRAGDRLP, from the coding sequence ATGACGGCGGCTCCCCGGGTGCTGATCGCCGACGATCAGGCGCTGATCCGCAGCGGCTTCCGGCTGATCCTCACCACCCGCGGCATCGACGTGGTCGGCGAGGCGGCCGATGGGGCGCAGGCGGTGGCGTCGGCACGCGAGCTGCGGCCGGACGTGGTGCTCATGGACATCCGCATGCCGAACATGGACGGCCTGGAGGCGGCCAGGCGGATCCTGGCGCAGAGCCCGCACTGCCGGGTGATCATGCTGACGACCTTCGACCTCGACCGCTATGTTTACGCCGCGCTGGCGCTCGGCGCGAGCGGGTTCCTGCTCAAGGACGTCACGCCCGAGCACCTGGCCGCCGCCGTGCGGCTGGTCGACACCGGCGACGCGCTGCTGGCGCCGTCGATCACCCGGCGGCTGGTGGAACGTTTCGCCGCCCCCGACCGCAAGGGCGGGCCGCCACGGACCGGCCCCGCCGAGCTCGCCGGCCTCACGCCTCGTGAGGTCGAGGTGCTGACGTTGATGGGCCGTGGCCTGTCCAACGCCGAGCTGGCCGGCGCGCTGAGTCTCAGTGAGACCACGGTGAAGACCCATGTGGCGCGGATCTTCACCAAGCTCGGCCTGCGCGACCGCGCCCAGGCCGTGGTCGTCGCCTACGAGACCGGCCTCGTCCGCGCGGGCGACAGGCTTCCATAA
- a CDS encoding ATP-binding protein, protein MPTSAEAGATIEHVAVGRILGTQAASPLSFWIGLEPGKVVQLDDVVVTRRDVPGYGPVLVAGVVTTVEARHEGAAYDSDVFLIAEGALPAAVIEVAEVRVTRIEPEVFVPPLPGAQVYLASAGDREQALYFDVMDRRIPLGMGRDGQPLYVNFDFLDGTRGAHVSISGVSGVATKTSFATFLLYSIFNSGVLDAESANTKALIFSVKGEDLLFLDHDNLRLDESARNVYARLGLPARPFDSVHVFAPPRPNDPNGVPHVSARTHGVSAFYWTLVEFCEEELLRFVFADADDERAGYSLLVGQVAARLKAWAEPVGDGGAVMVQGTTCRTFADLVEMLSDQLQDEGSRLQWTGAQTPLGTVNAFLRRLRSAVRPLSPIVRGDLPFFRAHSVSTSDAQVSIVDLHNLPERAQRFVVGVVLRGEFHRKESSGTARPLLFVVLDELNKYAPREGDSPIKEILLDVAERGRSLGVILIGAQQTASEVERRIVSNSAVRVAGRLDPAEAARSEYGWLPPAVRERATIAKPGTMFVAQPEIPVPLAVAFPFPAWATRPSEAAAPVTASSGDPFKGLPGIEDDIPPF, encoded by the coding sequence ATGCCAACGAGTGCCGAAGCGGGCGCGACCATCGAACACGTGGCGGTCGGCCGGATTCTGGGCACGCAGGCGGCCTCGCCGCTGTCGTTCTGGATCGGGCTGGAGCCGGGCAAGGTCGTCCAGCTCGACGACGTGGTGGTGACCAGGCGTGACGTGCCGGGATACGGGCCGGTGCTGGTCGCGGGCGTGGTCACGACGGTGGAGGCTCGGCACGAAGGCGCGGCGTACGACTCGGACGTCTTCCTGATCGCCGAGGGCGCGCTGCCGGCGGCGGTGATCGAGGTGGCCGAGGTGCGGGTGACCAGGATCGAGCCGGAGGTGTTCGTGCCGCCGCTGCCCGGCGCCCAGGTCTACCTGGCCAGTGCCGGCGACCGCGAGCAGGCGCTCTACTTCGACGTCATGGACCGGCGCATCCCCCTGGGGATGGGCCGCGACGGGCAGCCGCTCTACGTCAACTTCGACTTCCTCGACGGCACCCGCGGCGCGCACGTGTCGATCTCCGGCGTGTCCGGCGTGGCCACCAAGACCTCCTTCGCCACTTTCCTCCTCTATTCGATCTTCAACTCGGGGGTGCTGGACGCGGAGTCGGCCAACACCAAAGCGCTGATCTTCTCCGTCAAGGGCGAGGACCTGCTCTTCCTGGATCATGACAACCTCCGCCTCGACGAGAGCGCGAGGAACGTCTACGCCAGGCTCGGGTTGCCCGCGCGGCCCTTCGACAGCGTCCACGTGTTCGCCCCGCCCCGGCCGAACGACCCCAACGGCGTGCCCCACGTCTCCGCCCGCACCCACGGGGTGAGCGCGTTCTACTGGACGCTGGTCGAGTTCTGCGAGGAGGAGCTGCTGCGGTTCGTCTTCGCCGACGCCGACGACGAGCGGGCCGGATACTCGCTGCTCGTGGGCCAGGTCGCCGCCCGGCTGAAGGCGTGGGCCGAGCCCGTCGGCGACGGCGGCGCGGTCATGGTGCAGGGCACGACCTGCCGGACGTTCGCCGACCTCGTGGAGATGCTCTCCGACCAGCTGCAGGACGAGGGCAGCCGGCTGCAGTGGACCGGCGCGCAGACCCCGCTCGGCACCGTCAACGCGTTCCTGCGCCGGCTGCGCAGCGCGGTCCGCCCGCTGTCCCCGATCGTCCGCGGCGATCTGCCGTTCTTCCGTGCCCACTCGGTCAGCACCTCCGACGCGCAGGTCTCGATCGTGGACCTGCACAACCTGCCGGAGCGGGCGCAGCGGTTCGTGGTCGGCGTGGTGCTGCGCGGCGAGTTCCACCGCAAGGAGTCCTCCGGCACGGCCAGGCCCCTGCTGTTCGTGGTGCTGGACGAGCTCAACAAGTACGCCCCGCGCGAGGGCGACTCGCCGATCAAGGAAATCCTGCTGGACGTGGCCGAGCGCGGCCGCTCGCTCGGCGTCATCCTCATCGGCGCCCAGCAGACCGCTTCGGAGGTGGAGCGGCGCATCGTCTCCAACAGCGCCGTACGCGTCGCAGGACGCCTGGACCCGGCCGAGGCCGCCCGGTCCGAGTACGGCTGGTTGCCCCCGGCCGTCCGCGAACGCGCCACGATCGCCAAGCCGGGCACCATGTTCGTGGCCCAGCCGGAGATCCCGGTCCCGCTGGCCGTGGCCTTCCCCTTCCCGGCGTGGGCGACCAGGCCGTCCGAGGCGGCCGCGCCGGTGACGGCGTCGAGCGGCGATCCGTTCAAGGGCCTGCCCGGCATCGAAGACGACATCCCGCCCTTCTGA
- a CDS encoding AAA family ATPase, producing MRPLLLHLDHFGSFREPVTVDFTDTEYFALVGPTGAGKSTIIDAICFALYGTVPRWGREGAVAHALAPSVSAGKVAMVFESNGRRYGVVRAMVRDAKGAVRTKEARLDELDPAAPPAFDAVVKPLAEGENVTIEAQQVTGLEYRFFTQCVVLPQGRFAEFLHAAPRERQDLLVQLLDADVYERIRQRAAREEETAKQAASFARDQLAKLSGATEDAERELAERLAALRRLAETIGADLDLLRAREADIRRAEQERAAVAERQSVLAQLRMPAAVPTLASARRAAAESVGTLTAEVAALEADEHEAFEALAALGDRGAPRAALAALDHRDRLRAETARARAAAASAAASLEGLAGELATAEQVLAAAEDQRERLRDAHAAAHLVGRLAVGEPCPVCRHPISQLPRHEPPADMRTADRVLAGARERAQRARAAHAKAEASASMSATQAARLESELAALPAPGDRADLEARLAAIAKADELATQARSAVRAARGRLEDARAAAEQVERQAETAWRTLESARDRLLVSGTQDDPPPPLVREDLHRAWTELLGWRDRAAESARAALAARDEELAQAGERLAGDRRRLAERLAEHGVVAPRDGSPDQLGAAVAGTVARAESALDRLKEDRKRAADLESQVSMKEHEAKVAHELALRLRANAFERWLCAEALAVLVASASETLRELSDGQYELALSDKTGDIEVIDYGEAGMRRSARTLSGGETFQAALALALALSGAVARGLDSIFLDEGFGTLDPATLDTVATTLERLAAGQERMIGVVTHVPALAERVPVRFEVRRDAKGSHVRKAEVG from the coding sequence ATGCGTCCCCTGCTGCTGCACCTGGACCACTTCGGCAGCTTCCGCGAGCCGGTGACCGTGGACTTCACCGACACCGAATACTTCGCGCTCGTCGGACCCACCGGGGCCGGCAAGAGCACGATCATCGATGCGATCTGCTTCGCCCTGTACGGCACGGTGCCGCGCTGGGGCAGGGAGGGCGCCGTCGCCCACGCCCTCGCGCCGTCCGTCAGCGCCGGCAAGGTGGCGATGGTGTTCGAGAGCAATGGGCGGCGCTACGGCGTGGTCCGGGCGATGGTGCGCGACGCCAAGGGCGCGGTGCGTACCAAGGAGGCCAGGCTCGACGAGCTCGACCCCGCGGCCCCGCCGGCGTTCGACGCGGTGGTCAAACCCCTCGCCGAGGGCGAGAACGTCACCATCGAGGCCCAGCAGGTGACCGGCCTGGAGTACCGGTTCTTCACCCAGTGCGTGGTGTTGCCGCAGGGCCGTTTCGCCGAGTTCCTGCACGCGGCGCCGCGCGAGCGGCAGGATCTGCTGGTGCAGCTGCTCGACGCCGACGTCTACGAGCGCATCAGGCAGCGTGCCGCCCGCGAGGAGGAGACCGCCAAGCAGGCCGCCTCCTTCGCCCGCGACCAGCTCGCCAAGTTGTCCGGCGCGACGGAGGACGCCGAGCGCGAGCTGGCCGAGCGGCTGGCGGCGCTGCGGCGGCTGGCCGAGACCATCGGCGCCGACCTGGACCTGCTGCGCGCCCGCGAGGCCGACATCCGCCGCGCCGAGCAGGAGCGGGCCGCCGTGGCCGAGCGTCAGTCGGTGCTGGCGCAGCTGCGCATGCCCGCCGCGGTCCCGACCCTGGCCTCGGCCCGCCGCGCCGCCGCCGAGTCCGTCGGCACGCTCACCGCCGAGGTCGCCGCGCTGGAGGCCGACGAGCACGAGGCGTTCGAGGCGTTGGCCGCGCTCGGCGACCGCGGCGCGCCACGGGCGGCGCTGGCCGCCCTCGACCACCGCGACCGGCTGCGGGCCGAGACCGCCCGTGCCCGCGCCGCCGCCGCCTCGGCGGCCGCGTCGCTGGAGGGCCTGGCCGGCGAGCTGGCGACGGCCGAGCAGGTGCTGGCCGCGGCCGAGGACCAGCGCGAACGCCTGCGCGACGCGCACGCCGCCGCCCACCTGGTCGGCCGCCTGGCCGTGGGCGAGCCCTGCCCGGTCTGCCGCCACCCGATCTCCCAGCTGCCCCGCCACGAACCGCCCGCGGACATGCGCACCGCCGACCGCGTCCTCGCCGGCGCCCGTGAGCGAGCCCAGCGCGCCAGAGCCGCCCATGCCAAGGCGGAGGCCTCGGCGTCCATGTCGGCCACGCAGGCGGCCCGGCTGGAGTCCGAGCTCGCCGCGCTCCCCGCGCCCGGTGACCGGGCCGACCTGGAGGCGCGGCTGGCCGCCATCGCCAAGGCGGACGAGCTGGCCACGCAGGCCCGCAGCGCCGTACGCGCCGCCCGCGGCCGGCTGGAGGACGCGCGGGCCGCCGCCGAGCAGGTCGAGAGGCAGGCCGAGACCGCCTGGCGCACGCTGGAGTCCGCCCGCGACCGGCTGCTCGTCTCCGGCACCCAGGACGACCCGCCGCCACCCCTGGTCCGCGAGGACCTGCACCGGGCCTGGACCGAGCTGCTCGGCTGGCGGGACCGGGCCGCCGAGTCCGCCCGCGCCGCTCTGGCCGCGCGTGACGAGGAGCTCGCCCAGGCCGGCGAGCGGCTCGCCGGCGACCGCCGCAGGCTGGCCGAGCGCCTGGCCGAGCACGGCGTCGTGGCCCCGCGGGACGGTTCGCCCGACCAGCTCGGCGCCGCTGTCGCCGGGACCGTGGCCCGCGCGGAGAGCGCGCTCGACCGGCTCAAGGAGGACCGCAAACGCGCCGCCGACCTGGAGAGCCAGGTCTCCATGAAGGAGCACGAGGCCAAGGTCGCCCACGAGCTCGCGCTGCGCCTGCGCGCCAACGCCTTCGAGCGCTGGTTGTGCGCCGAGGCCCTCGCCGTCCTGGTCGCCTCGGCCTCCGAGACGCTGCGCGAGTTGTCCGACGGCCAGTACGAGCTGGCGCTCAGCGACAAGACCGGCGACATCGAGGTCATCGACTACGGCGAGGCCGGGATGCGGCGCAGCGCCCGCACGCTGTCCGGCGGCGAGACCTTCCAGGCCGCGCTCGCGCTGGCCCTGGCCCTGTCCGGGGCCGTCGCCAGGGGACTGGACTCGATCTTCCTCGACGAGGGCTTCGGCACCCTCGACCCGGCCACGCTCGACACCGTCGCCACGACACTCGAACGCCTCGCGGCCGGCCAGGAACGCATGATCGGCGTCGTCACCCACGTTCCCGCGCTGGCCGAGCGGGTGCCGGTACGCTTCGAGGTCAGGCGCGACGCCAAGGGCTCACACGTGCGGAAGGCGGAGGTCGGATGA
- a CDS encoding exonuclease SbcCD subunit D produces MKFLHTADWHVGKVLKGRSRLDEHRAVLRELVAAARTHDVDAVIVAGDLFDTSAPTPEAQSLVLNALMALRGDGRDVVVLAGNHDNPQLLEVYRPVLGKLGLHVLGAFRRPDAGGTLAFTARSGEPVRLAVLPFLSHRYVVRAAEVLTGTAADHNRDYAARIGELIGALTAGFHGDTVNLVTTHGTLPGGAFGGGEREAQSIFSYYFEPTAFPTATQYAALGHLHRRQQIPGPCPIWYSGSPLAVDFGEEGNTPGALLVEVSPGRPAVVRELTFASARRLRTVRGTLEQLEAIEPSDDWLKVIVEEKPRVGLADDVRELLSGAVDVMLDEKFRPVPATRRASSADRSPRELFRDYLAATGRHDDQVATLFDRLYDEVTG; encoded by the coding sequence GTGAAGTTCCTCCACACCGCGGACTGGCACGTCGGCAAGGTGCTCAAAGGCCGCTCCCGCCTCGACGAGCACCGGGCCGTGCTCCGCGAGCTGGTCGCCGCCGCCCGTACCCATGACGTGGACGCCGTCATCGTGGCCGGCGACCTGTTCGACACCTCCGCGCCCACCCCCGAGGCCCAGTCGCTGGTGCTCAACGCGCTCATGGCGCTGCGCGGCGACGGCAGGGACGTGGTGGTGCTGGCCGGCAACCACGACAACCCGCAGCTGCTGGAGGTCTACCGGCCGGTGCTGGGCAAGCTGGGGCTGCACGTGCTCGGCGCCTTCCGCCGCCCCGACGCGGGCGGCACGCTCGCCTTCACCGCGCGCTCGGGGGAGCCGGTCCGGCTGGCCGTGCTGCCGTTCCTGTCGCACCGGTACGTCGTACGCGCCGCCGAGGTCCTCACCGGCACCGCCGCCGACCACAACCGCGACTACGCCGCCCGCATCGGCGAGCTGATCGGCGCGCTCACGGCCGGCTTCCACGGCGACACCGTCAACCTCGTCACCACCCACGGCACCCTGCCCGGCGGGGCGTTCGGCGGCGGCGAGCGCGAAGCGCAGTCGATCTTCTCCTACTACTTCGAGCCGACCGCCTTCCCGACCGCCACCCAGTACGCCGCGCTCGGCCACCTCCACCGCCGCCAGCAGATCCCCGGGCCCTGTCCGATCTGGTACAGCGGCTCGCCGCTCGCCGTCGACTTCGGCGAAGAAGGCAACACCCCGGGCGCGCTGCTGGTCGAGGTCTCCCCAGGGCGGCCGGCCGTGGTGCGTGAGCTGACGTTCGCCTCGGCCCGCCGGCTGCGCACCGTACGCGGCACGCTGGAGCAGCTGGAGGCCATCGAACCCAGCGACGACTGGCTCAAGGTCATCGTGGAGGAGAAACCCCGCGTGGGCCTCGCCGACGACGTGCGCGAGCTGCTGTCCGGCGCCGTCGACGTCATGCTGGACGAGAAGTTCCGGCCGGTGCCCGCCACCCGGCGGGCGAGCTCCGCCGATCGCAGCCCGCGCGAGTTGTTCCGCGACTACCTCGCCGCCACCGGACGCCACGACGACCAGGTGGCCACCCTGTTCGACCGGCTCTACGACGAGGTGACCGGCTGA
- a CDS encoding ROK family transcriptional regulator codes for MDERYSPVQDLRRHHRRLVLRSLRDDGPQPRADLARRLGLSATTMTKVVGQLLDEGLVAEDAVEGAGQRVGRPSTGIRIRTDARYVIGVQVGAGTVHLGLCDLRAQVGPRASFTFDVATERPERVVATIAQAAAELAADVPADRLLGIGVAAPGPVDPGHRRILVSVNLGWRDVPFADLLEAALDVPTVVDHNVRAMALAESRYGETAGADPLLYVYVRTGVGAGLVIGGYPFRPGAYGVTELGHLRVLEKGRPCACGATGCLETVVSEPYLIERLGRRSDNPLADIPDGLLDDLVDHLTTGLASAVNLLNPELIVLGGIFAPAPEAVFDRVRAALRAKAFPVLRDVVRVERPTVGGDSAGVVGGAAVALDCFLYER; via the coding sequence GTGGACGAGAGATATTCGCCGGTTCAGGACTTGCGGCGGCACCACCGCCGGCTCGTGCTGCGAAGCCTGCGCGACGACGGCCCGCAGCCGCGTGCCGACCTCGCGCGCCGGCTCGGTCTGTCGGCCACCACGATGACCAAGGTGGTGGGCCAGCTCCTCGACGAAGGTCTGGTCGCGGAGGACGCCGTGGAGGGCGCCGGCCAGCGCGTCGGACGCCCGTCGACCGGCATCAGGATTCGCACGGACGCCCGCTACGTGATCGGCGTCCAGGTCGGCGCGGGCACGGTGCACCTGGGACTGTGCGACCTCAGGGCCCAGGTCGGCCCGCGCGCGTCCTTCACCTTCGACGTCGCTACCGAGCGCCCGGAACGGGTCGTGGCCACGATCGCCCAGGCCGCGGCGGAGCTCGCGGCGGACGTGCCCGCGGACCGGCTGCTGGGCATCGGAGTCGCCGCCCCGGGGCCGGTCGATCCCGGACACCGCCGCATCCTGGTGTCCGTCAACCTGGGTTGGCGTGACGTCCCCTTCGCCGACCTGCTGGAGGCCGCGCTGGACGTCCCCACGGTCGTGGACCACAACGTCCGCGCCATGGCGCTGGCCGAGAGCCGCTACGGGGAGACGGCCGGCGCCGATCCCCTCCTGTACGTGTACGTCCGCACCGGCGTCGGCGCCGGCCTGGTGATCGGCGGTTACCCGTTCCGTCCGGGTGCCTACGGGGTCACCGAGCTGGGCCACCTCCGCGTGCTGGAGAAGGGCCGCCCGTGCGCGTGCGGCGCGACCGGCTGCCTGGAGACCGTGGTGTCGGAGCCGTACCTGATCGAGCGGCTCGGCCGCCGCTCCGACAATCCCCTCGCGGACATCCCCGACGGGCTCCTGGACGACCTGGTGGATCACCTGACCACCGGGCTGGCCAGTGCGGTCAACCTGCTCAACCCGGAGCTGATCGTGCTCGGTGGAATCTTCGCGCCCGCGCCTGAAGCGGTGTTCGACCGGGTACGTGCCGCATTGCGAGCCAAGGCGTTTCCCGTGCTCCGTGACGTGGTACGCGTGGAACGCCCGACGGTCGGCGGCGACTCCGCCGGCGTGGTGGGCGGTGCAGCCGTCGCCTTGGACTGTTTTTTGTACGAAAGGTAG
- a CDS encoding sensor histidine kinase — MAAAGTYALIIVLAAVAGWLGVLLLRSRRRHRVAIEERGRLLERERQSAARAAVEAERARIARELHDIVSHNVSLMVVQASAAREVLATMPGEAETALQAVEGAGRAAMTELRHLLGLLAPSPDGDDEPHDADLSPSPGLSGLGTLIDRFAFAGLPAEVRISGEPRPLPPGVDATAYRIVQEALTNALKHAAAGAKAEVTIRYAERQLRVEVLNTGPSVLTDGPGAVTGDGSEGAGRGLLGLRERVAVYGGDLDARRRLGGGYRVRARIPLERP, encoded by the coding sequence GTGGCAGCAGCGGGGACGTACGCCCTGATCATCGTGTTGGCGGCGGTCGCGGGCTGGCTGGGCGTGCTGCTCCTCCGGTCGCGGCGACGGCACCGCGTGGCCATCGAGGAGCGCGGCAGGCTGCTCGAACGTGAGCGCCAGAGCGCGGCCAGGGCGGCGGTGGAGGCCGAGCGAGCCAGGATCGCCAGGGAGCTGCACGACATCGTCAGCCACAACGTGAGCCTTATGGTGGTCCAGGCGAGCGCCGCCCGCGAGGTGCTGGCCACCATGCCCGGCGAGGCGGAGACGGCGCTCCAGGCCGTCGAGGGCGCGGGCCGGGCTGCGATGACCGAGCTGAGGCACCTCCTTGGCCTGCTCGCGCCGTCGCCCGACGGCGACGACGAGCCCCATGACGCGGATCTTTCGCCGTCGCCCGGGCTGAGCGGGCTAGGCACGCTGATCGATCGGTTCGCGTTCGCCGGGCTGCCTGCCGAGGTGCGGATCTCGGGTGAGCCGCGTCCGCTGCCGCCGGGCGTCGATGCGACCGCGTACCGGATCGTGCAGGAGGCGCTGACCAACGCGCTCAAGCACGCGGCGGCGGGGGCGAAGGCCGAGGTGACGATCCGCTACGCCGAGCGCCAGCTGCGGGTGGAGGTGCTGAACACCGGCCCCAGCGTGCTGACCGACGGGCCGGGGGCCGTGACCGGTGACGGTTCCGAGGGGGCCGGGCGCGGGTTGCTGGGGCTCCGGGAGCGAGTCGCGGTGTACGGCGGTGACCTGGACGCGCGGCGCCGTCTCGGTGGCGGTTACCGCGTCCGCGCACGCATCCCCCTGGAGAGGCCATGA
- a CDS encoding ABC transporter ATP-binding protein: MANESQTVVRLDAVCKHYGETVALDGVSLEIQAGEAVAVMGPSGCGKSTLLNMIAGLDRPTSGTVTVRGEDLGRLDERGLALFRRRGIGMVFQFFNLLDDLPALDNVALAAQLTGTPAAHARRRALELLDELGIAGRAQLYPAVLSGGERQRVAVARALMNRPAVLLADEPTGALDSQNGEQVMDLLLDLHQIGQTLVLVTHDRQLAERCATRVVELADGRVTGERDLEWTP; the protein is encoded by the coding sequence ATGGCAAACGAGAGCCAGACGGTCGTACGACTCGACGCGGTATGCAAGCACTACGGCGAGACGGTGGCGTTGGACGGCGTCTCGCTGGAGATCCAGGCGGGTGAGGCGGTCGCCGTGATGGGGCCCTCGGGCTGCGGCAAGTCGACGCTGCTCAACATGATCGCCGGCCTGGACCGGCCCACCTCGGGAACGGTCACGGTCCGCGGCGAGGATCTGGGACGGCTGGACGAGAGAGGGCTGGCGCTCTTCAGGCGGCGCGGGATCGGCATGGTGTTCCAGTTCTTCAATCTGCTGGACGATCTGCCCGCGCTCGACAACGTGGCACTGGCCGCGCAGCTGACCGGCACGCCGGCCGCGCATGCCCGCAGGCGGGCGCTCGAGCTCCTGGACGAGCTCGGCATCGCCGGCCGCGCCCAGCTCTACCCTGCCGTGCTGAGCGGCGGCGAACGCCAGCGCGTCGCCGTCGCCCGGGCCCTGATGAACCGGCCGGCCGTGCTGCTGGCCGACGAGCCGACGGGTGCGCTGGACAGCCAGAACGGGGAGCAGGTGATGGATCTGCTGCTGGACCTGCACCAGATCGGCCAGACGCTGGTGCTGGTGACCCACGACCGGCAGTTGGCCGAGCGGTGCGCGACCCGAGTGGTCGAGCTCGCCGACGGCCGCGTGACGGGCGAGCGCGACCTGGAGTGGACGCCATGA